ACCAGCCTTCGTTTTATCTCTTCACTCTTGGCATCCTGTATTGAACGTCAACGGTGACTGCCGCAAAGTGGCTGAAATCTTAGCTGCTAAGACAGGTTACAAAATCGATGACGATATTGGTTACCCAACTCCGGGCTGCTTAGGAACTTACACAGGTCTTGAAAGAGGCTTTCCAACTATCACCTATGAAATTGAAAGAGGCCTTTCAGCAGAAAAAATCATCGAGATTCACGTACCTGCAATTATGGAATCTTTGAAAGCGCTGGAAGTTTAGTTTTTAAAAAGGATTGTGAAATGCAAAACGATGTAAATCAAATTTATACAGACGTTCAAAATGGCAAAACCGTTGATCAACTTAATACCAACGAACTTAAATACGTTCTTGAAGTGATCGAAGGTCTTGATGCAGGCCGCTTGCGTGTTGCTGAAAAAACGGCAAACGGTTGGGTCACAAACGACTGGATTAAAAAAGCCATCCTACTTTATTTCCGCATCCAAAAAATGGACGTGATGAAAGCCGGAGATTTTACTTATTGGGATAAAATTCCAGTAAAACAATGGAGCGAAGAAAACGGTGTTCGCGTTGTTCCCCACGCCTTAGCAAGAAAAGGTTGCTTCATTGAAAAAGGCGCGATCTTAATGCCTTCATACGTGAACATCGGTGCTTATGTTGGTTCTGGAACAATGGTTGATACTTGGGCCACTGTAGGCTCTTGTGCTCAGATCGGTAGAAACGTGCATCTTTCTGGTGGCGTCGGCATTGGCGGAGTCCTAGAACCGGTCCAGGCGTCCCCTGTCATCGTTGAAGACAATGCTTTCATCGGCAGTCGCTGTATCGTGGTTGAAGGTGCAGTGATCGAAGAAGGTGCCGTATTAGGCGCAGGTGTGACTATCACAGCTTCTACAAAAATCATTGATGTGACAAGTTCTTCACCAGTTGAATACAAAGGTCGCGTGCCTTCAAACTGTGTCGTCATTCCTGGTACACAAATGAAAGATTTTGCTGCTGGCACTTACGGAGTTCCATGCGCATTGATCATTGGTAAAAGAAAACCAAGCACTGATCTAAAGACATCTTTGACGGATGCTCTACGTGACTATCAAGTGAGCGTTTAATTATTTCATTCTTAAGGCGTCGGAAGGCTCTACTTCCGATGCTGTTCTTGCCGGGATATAAGATCCAAACCAGGCTATCAAAGCACTGATAATCAGAACTCCTAAAACCAAACCATAATCCACCAAAGCTGGAATGGATGGGTCATAATAAATATCTGATGTCGCTAGTTGAATAGGATTGGCTTGAATATAAAGACTGATTCCAGTCCCTAAAATCACACCTGATAATACACCCACTGAAGCCAGAATAAATCCAAGCT
This is a stretch of genomic DNA from Bdellovibrio reynosensis. It encodes these proteins:
- a CDS encoding 2,3,4,5-tetrahydropyridine-2,6-dicarboxylate N-succinyltransferase: MQNDVNQIYTDVQNGKTVDQLNTNELKYVLEVIEGLDAGRLRVAEKTANGWVTNDWIKKAILLYFRIQKMDVMKAGDFTYWDKIPVKQWSEENGVRVVPHALARKGCFIEKGAILMPSYVNIGAYVGSGTMVDTWATVGSCAQIGRNVHLSGGVGIGGVLEPVQASPVIVEDNAFIGSRCIVVEGAVIEEGAVLGAGVTITASTKIIDVTSSSPVEYKGRVPSNCVVIPGTQMKDFAAGTYGVPCALIIGKRKPSTDLKTSLTDALRDYQVSV